A stretch of Christensenellaceae bacterium DNA encodes these proteins:
- a CDS encoding oxidoreductase: MMKAVLIGFGYWGPNIARNLNNSKDFELYGICDVDDGKLQKARNLYGDKVKYYNDYKDVVNDPEVGMCAVALRNEIGQTVARAVLASKKHLFMEKPMATKLEDAKRLKDLAEENGVLIHVDHILVYHPIIRKIKEIIDSGELGELVFFESNRANLGPHIKNDMNAMWDLAVHDLAILDYLCSGKQANAVECMGIKKFGNQEVLTYLTIHYDEFVAMLKSSWISPLKERMMIIGGTNKMIVFDDLKESEKLMIYDKGVELNEEMFSEYGKYEAKVRMGDLYVPNVEPEDSLLNSLTHFAECIKTGKQSNSGPEQGMRVIEILEKASESLKGSGK, from the coding sequence ATGATGAAAGCGGTTTTGATTGGATTTGGATATTGGGGTCCGAATATTGCCCGCAATTTGAACAATAGCAAGGACTTTGAGCTATATGGTATTTGTGATGTGGATGATGGGAAACTGCAAAAGGCCAGGAATCTTTATGGGGACAAAGTCAAATATTATAACGATTATAAAGACGTGGTGAATGATCCTGAGGTAGGGATGTGCGCGGTTGCTTTGCGCAATGAAATTGGCCAGACTGTGGCGCGGGCAGTATTAGCGTCAAAAAAGCATCTTTTTATGGAAAAGCCGATGGCGACTAAGCTGGAAGATGCAAAACGGTTAAAAGACTTGGCAGAAGAAAATGGCGTGCTGATTCATGTTGATCATATTCTGGTATATCATCCGATTATAAGGAAGATAAAAGAAATTATTGATAGTGGAGAGTTGGGGGAACTGGTCTTTTTTGAATCCAATCGGGCAAACTTGGGGCCGCATATTAAAAATGATATGAATGCAATGTGGGATCTCGCGGTACATGATCTGGCGATACTTGATTATCTTTGCAGTGGAAAGCAAGCAAACGCTGTGGAGTGTATGGGAATTAAAAAATTTGGAAACCAGGAAGTATTGACGTATTTAACAATTCATTATGATGAATTTGTCGCAATGCTCAAATCAAGTTGGATTTCGCCTTTAAAAGAACGAATGATGATTATCGGCGGAACCAACAAAATGATCGTGTTCGATGATTTGAAAGAATCAGAAAAGCTTATGATTTATGACAAGGGCGTTGAGCTGAACGAGGAAATGTTTAGCGAATATGGAAAATATGAAGCAAAGGTCAGAATGGGAGATCTTTATGTGCCGAATGTAGAACCGGAAGATTCTTTGCTCAACAGTCTGACACATTTTGCAGAGTGTATTAAGACTGGGAAACAGTCGAATTCCGGACCCGAGCAGGGAATGCGGGTTATAGAAATACTGGAAAAGGCAAGCGAAAGCTTGAAAGGGAGCGGAAAATGA
- a CDS encoding multidrug ABC transporter, whose amino-acid sequence MLVSYLFMMAGGVFIATIAQILLKKSAEKNIDVKSFKEQYINKLVIVGYLLLFISMLIPLYTYQFVPLKYGAVIESLGYAFIMILSAVFLKEQITKKKLLGNVLIIVGVIIFSVKIF is encoded by the coding sequence ATGCTAGTTAGTTATTTGTTTATGATGGCAGGCGGGGTTTTTATTGCGACAATAGCCCAGATTCTGCTGAAAAAAAGCGCTGAGAAGAATATTGATGTAAAAAGTTTTAAGGAACAATATATTAACAAACTTGTTATAGTTGGATATTTGTTGCTTTTTATTTCGATGTTGATTCCACTTTATACTTATCAATTTGTGCCTCTAAAGTATGGCGCGGTGATTGAGTCTTTGGGATACGCATTTATTATGATATTGAGCGCGGTTTTCCTAAAAGAGCAGATCACCAAAAAGAAGTTGCTTGGCAATGTATTGATTATCGTTGGTGTAATCATATTTAGTGTAAAAATTTTTTAA
- a CDS encoding N-acetyltransferase — protein MGKYFAHETAHIADNVKIGDDTKVWINVQIREDVEIGSDCIISKDVYIDHAVKIGNKVKIQNGVSVYNGVTIEDEVFVGPNVAFTNDYYPRAQSPDWEVTPTLIQKGASLGANCTIVCGHTVGEYATVGAGSVVVKDVPPYALVVGNPARQVGTVCKCGMRTDENGVCPKCGWTIPDMRGRE, from the coding sequence ATGGGAAAGTATTTTGCGCATGAAACAGCGCATATTGCAGACAATGTAAAAATCGGGGATGATACAAAAGTATGGATTAACGTCCAAATACGCGAGGATGTAGAAATCGGTTCGGATTGTATCATCAGTAAAGACGTATATATTGATCACGCGGTGAAAATTGGAAATAAGGTAAAAATACAGAACGGTGTTTCCGTTTATAATGGCGTCACGATCGAAGACGAGGTATTCGTGGGCCCTAACGTAGCATTCACTAACGACTATTACCCGCGGGCGCAGAGCCCTGATTGGGAAGTAACGCCGACGTTGATCCAAAAAGGCGCGTCATTGGGAGCAAATTGTACGATTGTTTGCGGGCATACCGTAGGTGAATACGCGACGGTCGGCGCAGGGAGCGTGGTTGTAAAGGATGTTCCGCCTTATGCCCTTGTGGTGGGGAATCCGGCGCGGCAGGTTGGGACAGTATGTAAATGCGGAATGCGCACCGACGAAAATGGCGTTTGTCCTAAATGTGGGTGGACAATCCCGGATATGAGGGGGAGAGAATAG